The DNA region TCTCCGCGCCCAGCGCCCAGCGAACTATTTACCTACTTTCTTCTCGATGGCATCGATGCGGTCCACGATTTTTTGAAAATTGCGGAAGTGCACGTAAGCTTTTCGGTATTTTCCGGCCTCGAAAGCCGGTGAGCCAAATAAGATTGCGTCTTCTTTTACATTTGTCGAAATGCCCGACTGCGCGGCGATCTTTACGTTATCACCAATTCGGATATGCCCGATGATGCCCACCTGCGCGGCAATCATACAATTGCGACCCACGTGCGTGGAGCCTGCAATGCCGCTTTGAGCAGCTATCACCGTGTTTTCGCCAATCTCTACATTGTGGGCTATTTGTATCAGGTTGTCGAGCTTTACGCCACGACGGATGATGGTGGAGCCAAGTGTTGCCCGGTCGATGCAGGTGTTGGCACCAATTTCCACATTGTCTTCAATGATCACATTTCCAATCTGGGCTATCTTTTTGTAGTTGTGGTCGCTTTGGGGTGCAAAACCAAAACCATCGGCACCGATGACAACTCCCGAATGGATGACGCAATGCGCTCCGATAAGGTTGTCGGAATAGATTTTAACACCAGCAAAAATCGTAGTGTCGTTTCCGATTTTGGTATTGTCGCCTACAAAAACCTGCGGATAAATTTTGGTGTTGTCGCCGATAACGGCATTGTCGCCGATTACTGCCTGCGGGCCGATGTAAACATCTTTGCCTATCGTTGCTGATGGCGCGATAGAAGCCTGCGGTGAGATGCCTTTTTTATTGAGTTTGATCTGGTTGTAAACTTCGAGCAATTGCGCGAAAGCGCCATAAGCATCCTCCACGCGAATGAGCGTGGGAGCAATGGGTTGTCCGGCATCAAAATCTTTATCTACAATCACAATGGTTGCCTTCGTGTCGTAAATAAAATGCTTGTATTTGGGATTGGCCAGAAACGACAATGCGCCCGGTTCACCTTCTTCTATCTTGGCTAATTTGTCGACGGTTGCTTCTGCATTGCCGTCCACGGTACCTTGCAGAATTTCTGCTATCTGTTGTGCTGTAAATTTCATATGATTTCAGAAAAAGTGGTTAATATCTTATCGATAACTCTAGTGATGTTTTTCAAATTCCCAATCATTCTTGTCTGGTAAACATAATTTTCCATAAATAGATTCTTCACTCCACTGCGTTTCGTTCAGAATGACAGGCTGTTAGGGTTCTTGGGAGGGCTTAGTCGGCGGCGCAGCCGCCGACTAAGCCCTCCCTCCCCCAATCCATCGCAAGCCCTTGTCTTTCTGATCCGCCAACTGGCGGAGAAGAATCTATTGTTTTTAAATGGACACCAGTGATTTCCATTAAATAAATCCCAAAATTAATAACTTTAACAACCTCAATGAAAATGCTTGTTCTGGTCTTTTACTTTTGAATTATTGGTCTTTGAAATTTATTTGTAATTTTCTAATTTGTGATTTGTAATTTCTCATAGTATCCTTTTGCTCATTTAATGCCCGGGTAGCTCATATTGTTTAGGATAGCAAACAAAATATTTTGTGACATGCGCCGAGAGTACTTCGGCATTCATTTGATCAGAAACCTGCGCATAATCTCTTACGGAGCCATCGCAAAAAGCTATATTTATATTTTCGTGTGCGGGGTCGTAGGCTGTGTTGACGGCCTTACCGGCAATGAGTAAGTAGCTGATTTCGTCGTCGCTGAAGCCGGTTTCTTTTTTGATGACCTGGCGCAGATCGTCGATTTGCTGGGCATCGACGGGCTGGCGTGTAAGCTCTGTGCGAAATAGCTGCCGCCGAACCAATTGGTTGCTAAGCATACGCAACACCGCATCTTTGCTCTGGCACCACTCTTTGATGGAACTGAAAATGTCGAAGTCGTCCAGTTGCCCGAAAGTGTGGAGCAGTTCGGGGTCATCGTCAAAATTACGCTTTCGCGGATCGTCATAAAGAAAGGTGCGCAGAGATGAGGTGGCGAAAATATTCTCACCTTGCTGCGCTAACCAGCGCGCCCGGCGCATGATGCTGATGAG from Bacteroidales bacterium includes:
- the lpxD gene encoding UDP-3-O-(3-hydroxymyristoyl)glucosamine N-acyltransferase, encoding MKFTAQQIAEILQGTVDGNAEATVDKLAKIEEGEPGALSFLANPKYKHFIYDTKATIVIVDKDFDAGQPIAPTLIRVEDAYGAFAQLLEVYNQIKLNKKGISPQASIAPSATIGKDVYIGPQAVIGDNAVIGDNTKIYPQVFVGDNTKIGNDTTIFAGVKIYSDNLIGAHCVIHSGVVIGADGFGFAPQSDHNYKKIAQIGNVIIEDNVEIGANTCIDRATLGSTIIRRGVKLDNLIQIAHNVEIGENTVIAAQSGIAGSTHVGRNCMIAAQVGIIGHIRIGDNVKIAAQSGISTNVKEDAILFGSPAFEAGKYRKAYVHFRNFQKIVDRIDAIEKKVGK